A stretch of the Harpia harpyja isolate bHarHar1 chromosome 5, bHarHar1 primary haplotype, whole genome shotgun sequence genome encodes the following:
- the KLHL38 gene encoding kelch-like protein 38, whose protein sequence is MEEGSAEEFLFKDQDFSSELLRQLNALRQSGMLTDVTLCSRGFEIPCHRNVLASSSPYFKAMFCNDFRESRQAKVILKGIDAEILDQIILYVYTGEILISAENVLCLLETASMLQYAKLFEACSAYLQDKLTPDNCLSMIRLAKVLNCQSLNKKAKAMALKCFPEVASSDDLKDLCPLELIDYLGDDELCGEEEQVFEALMVWIRHDLQARQGYIQELFKKVRLQYVHPTFLFHFIANDSLVQSSPTCRSILESARRHMFSLYSTNTPDIKPMQHVPRRYSNQEFLIVIGGRKDSQQTTRDVLLYDDKTNQWLSLAKLPVRLYKASAVSLHSNIYVLGGMPVSNKKSPVSDNIYIYSLKLNQWRLVEHMLVPRYSHRSLAYKNYILSFGGIGENQEILNSVERYDSVYNTCESMANMPVAVLHPAVAAKDQRVYLFGGEDIMQNPVRLIQVYHVSRNTWFRMETRVVKNVCAPAVVIGDQIIIVGGYTRRIIAYDTKGNKFVKCADMRDRRMHHGATVIKNKLYVTGGRCLTVDNVIEDLDSLDCYDPETDTWTPRGKLPHKLFDHGCLTLQCVPCSNLL, encoded by the exons ATGGAGGAGGGATCTGCTGAGGAGTTTCTCTTCAAAGACCAGGACTTCTCCTCCGAACTGCTGAGGCAGCTGAATGCTCTGCGGCAGAGCGGGATGCTGACTGATGTTACCCTCTGCTCCAGGGGCTTCGAAATCCCCTGCCACCGAAACGTGCTGGCTTCCAGCAGTCCATACTTCAAGGCGATGTTCTGTAACGACTTCAGAGAGAGTCGCCAGGCTAAAGTCATCCTGAAGGGCATCGACGCCGAGATTTTGGATCAGATTATCCTTTACGTTTACACAGGGGAGATTCTTATATCTGCTGAGAATGTCCTGTGCCTGTTGGAGACGGCCTCCATGCTGCAGTACGCTAAGCTGTTTGAGGCCTGCTCTGCCTACCTCCAAGACAAGCTGACTCCTGACAACTGTCTGAGCATGATTAGACTGGCAAAAGTCTTGAACTGCCAAAGCCTGAATAAGAAAGCCAAGGCTATGGCTTTGAAATGCTTTCCTGAGGTGGCCTCTTCTGACGACCTGAAGGACCTTTGTCCCTTGGAGCTCATCGATTACCTTGGGGACGATGAGCTctgtggggaggaggagcaggtcTTTGAGGCACTGATGGTCTGGATCCGGCATGACCTCCAGGCAAGACAGGGCTACATCCAAGAGTTGTTCAAGAAGGTCCGGCTTCAGTACGTCCATCCAACTTTCCTCTTCCACTTCATTGCCAATGACTCCCTCGTTCAGTCCTCACCCACTTGCAGGAGCATACTTGAGTCAGCCCGGAGACATATGTTTTCCTTGTACAGCACCAACACTCCTGACATCAAGCCCATGCAGCATGTTCCTCGCAGGTACTCCAACCAAGAGTTCCTCATAGTCATTGGTGGCAGGAAGGACAGCCAGCAGACGACGAGAGACGTCTTGCTCTATGATGACAAGACAAACCAATGGCTAAGCCTGGCCAAACTTCCCGTGCGCCTGTACAAAGCCTCTGCAGTGAGCTTACACAGCAATATTTATGTTCTGGGAGGGATGCCTGTTAGCAATAAGAAAAGCCCAGTCAGTGATAATATTTACATTTACTCCCTCAAACTCAATCAGTGGAGGTTGGTTGAGCACATGTTAGTTCCACGTTACTCCCACAGAAGCTTGGcatataaaaattacattttatcatTCGGTGGAATTGGTGAAAATCAGGAAATCCTGAATTCTGTGGAAAGATATGATAGCGTCTACAACACCTGCGAGAGCATGGCAAACATGCCTGTTGCCGTCCTTCAccctgctgttgctgccaaagaTCAGAGGGTCTACCTCTTTGGGGGAGAAGACATTATGCAAAACCCTGTCCGGCTGATCCAG GTTTACCATGTGTCCAGGAATACGTGGTTTCGTATGGAGACCAGAGTGGTGAAGAATGTCTGTGCACCAGCTGTCGTGATTGGAGACCAGATTATCATCGTAGGTG GGTACACCCGGAGAATAATTGCTTATGATACAAAAGGCAACAAGTTTGTTAAATGTGCAGACATGAGGGACAGACGAATGCATCACGGGGCCACTGTCATCAAGAACAAGCTGTATGTCACAGGAGGACGATGTCTCACCGTGGACAATGTCATTGAGGACTTGGATTCCCTGGACTGCTATGATCCAGAGACTGACACATGGACACCAAGGGGAAAACTGCCACACAAACTCTTTGACCATGGGTGCCTTACACTCCAGTGTGTCCCTTGTTCTAACCTTCTCTAA